The proteins below come from a single Mucilaginibacter mali genomic window:
- a CDS encoding polysaccharide lyase family protein: MQHIYKSMLIVATVALSSFTILKPIPRKAAPTGPPVTVTDDGPTYTLSNGYLTIKVNKRTGDLTSVKTPKTVTPNVELMGYVSGHHAGYWEQSPALAAREETKITIDPKDVNGDRGEVSVKGYSDGKSILGPNPTAAGQGGGLIADLEIRYTLERGAHGLYTYAIFTHQNTYPAGSVGESRFGFKLAGNVFDWLSIDEQRNDIMPTGKDWDEGEDLNMKEARRLTTGVHKGRAEHKYDYSAKQSKIPAFGWSSTKEKVGLYIINPSFEYLSSGPLHYELTGHLDDGDGGDPTLLNYWRGTHYGGSELNFGDNEEWHKVVGPMFIYVPTGNDPQALFTDAKKQAKAEQARWPYTWVKGVDYPLANERATVKGKMKLVDPQAPTTKFSTLLVGLSFPDQAPVPRQPRPQRTEAATPPVTQPTPPPPAPADTPKLLPNGKRANRGTYLPPRPAGGAARPAFAFQPQAVTWQNDAKHYEFWAEGAADGSFTIPNVRPGTYQLHAVAEGVLGAYDAVANVTITPGQKLDLGTIEWKPVHYGQQIFQIGTPNRSAKEFYKGDDHWHWGMYIEYAKYFPNDVNFTVGKSDPAKDWYIYHVPHDTDNKPDGRDQGRATPWTINFNMPASAATTGKATLRFGISGSGARSLGIAVNGKDVGPFTDIGGGGASMIRDGIEGTWVERDFKFDASLLKAGDNTIVLTVPAGGVASGICYDVIRLEVDKDGKL, encoded by the coding sequence ATGCAGCATATTTACAAATCTATGCTGATAGTAGCCACTGTCGCGCTATCATCATTCACCATCCTAAAACCCATACCACGCAAGGCAGCGCCTACCGGTCCGCCCGTTACCGTGACAGACGACGGCCCTACCTATACCCTTAGCAACGGCTACCTTACCATTAAGGTAAACAAGCGTACGGGCGACCTTACATCAGTAAAAACACCCAAAACCGTAACGCCTAATGTAGAACTGATGGGCTATGTATCGGGACACCATGCCGGGTACTGGGAACAAAGCCCCGCCCTTGCAGCCCGTGAGGAGACCAAAATTACCATCGACCCGAAAGATGTTAACGGCGACCGCGGCGAGGTATCGGTAAAAGGGTATTCGGATGGGAAGAGCATCCTGGGGCCAAACCCTACCGCTGCCGGGCAAGGCGGCGGCCTGATAGCCGACCTGGAGATCCGCTATACCCTTGAGCGCGGCGCGCATGGTTTGTATACCTACGCCATCTTCACCCATCAAAATACTTATCCTGCCGGTTCGGTGGGCGAATCGCGCTTTGGCTTTAAGCTGGCGGGCAATGTGTTCGATTGGTTGTCGATAGACGAGCAGCGCAACGATATCATGCCTACCGGCAAGGATTGGGACGAGGGCGAAGACCTGAATATGAAGGAAGCCCGCCGTTTGACTACTGGCGTACACAAAGGCCGCGCCGAGCATAAGTACGATTACTCGGCCAAGCAATCTAAAATACCGGCTTTCGGCTGGTCGTCTACCAAAGAGAAGGTGGGCCTGTATATCATCAACCCATCATTTGAATACCTGTCGAGCGGACCATTGCATTACGAGCTGACCGGACACCTTGATGATGGCGACGGCGGCGACCCTACCCTGCTTAATTACTGGCGCGGCACTCACTACGGCGGCAGCGAACTTAATTTTGGCGATAACGAGGAATGGCATAAAGTGGTTGGCCCGATGTTTATTTACGTACCCACCGGTAACGACCCGCAAGCTTTGTTTACCGATGCCAAAAAGCAGGCCAAAGCCGAACAAGCCCGCTGGCCGTACACCTGGGTAAAAGGTGTGGATTACCCGCTGGCCAACGAACGCGCCACCGTAAAAGGCAAAATGAAACTGGTAGACCCGCAGGCACCAACCACTAAATTCAGCACCCTGCTGGTCGGCCTTTCCTTCCCTGACCAGGCACCTGTACCGCGCCAGCCACGCCCGCAGCGTACCGAAGCGGCTACACCACCGGTTACACAGCCAACTCCGCCGCCACCAGCCCCGGCCGATACACCGAAGTTGTTACCAAATGGTAAACGCGCTAACCGTGGCACTTACTTGCCACCACGACCTGCAGGTGGCGCAGCACGCCCGGCTTTCGCTTTCCAGCCGCAGGCCGTTACCTGGCAAAATGATGCCAAGCATTACGAGTTTTGGGCTGAAGGTGCAGCCGATGGCAGCTTTACCATCCCTAACGTTCGCCCCGGCACTTACCAGTTACACGCCGTAGCCGAAGGCGTATTGGGCGCCTATGATGCGGTTGCCAATGTAACCATTACGCCCGGCCAAAAACTTGATTTGGGCACTATCGAGTGGAAGCCGGTGCATTACGGACAGCAGATCTTCCAGATAGGCACACCTAACCGCTCGGCTAAGGAGTTTTACAAAGGTGATGACCATTGGCACTGGGGTATGTATATCGAATACGCCAAGTATTTCCCTAACGATGTGAACTTTACCGTAGGCAAATCAGATCCGGCTAAGGACTGGTATATCTACCACGTTCCGCACGATACGGACAATAAACCCGACGGCCGTGATCAGGGCCGAGCCACCCCGTGGACCATCAATTTCAACATGCCTGCCAGCGCCGCTACAACCGGCAAGGCTACCCTGCGTTTCGGGATCTCCGGCTCGGGTGCCCGCTCGCTGGGCATAGCTGTTAATGGCAAAGATGTTGGTCCGTTCACCGATATTGGCGGCGGCGGCGCCAGCATGATCCGCGATGGCATTGAAGGTACTTGGGTGGAGCGCGACTTTAAATTTGATGCATCCCTGCTGAAGGCTGGCGATAATACCATTGTGCTTACTGTTCCGGCAGGTGGTGTAGCCAGCGGTATTTGTTATGATGTGATCAGGCTGGAAGTGGATAAGGATGGAAAATTGTAA
- the nth gene encoding endonuclease III — translation MLKQERYRLFVEYFSEHNPNPVTELHYTNPYELLVAVILSAQCTDKRINQVTPALFDRFPTPESLALSTAEEVFTYIRSVSYPNNKAKHLVGMAQMLIGEFGGVVPSDLNQLQKMPGVGRKTANVIASVIYDIPAMAVDTHVFRVANRIGLTSKATTPLAVEKQLIKYLPKHTIAIAHHWLILHGRYICVARNPKCDICPLTGFCKYYEKVRTSPKPSPKERA, via the coding sequence ATGCTTAAACAAGAACGCTACCGGCTGTTCGTAGAATACTTTTCAGAACATAACCCCAATCCGGTTACCGAACTGCATTATACCAATCCATACGAGTTATTGGTGGCGGTTATCCTTTCGGCACAGTGTACCGATAAGCGCATCAACCAGGTAACCCCGGCCTTGTTCGATCGTTTCCCTACGCCCGAAAGCCTGGCTTTAAGTACGGCCGAAGAGGTTTTTACCTATATCCGCAGCGTTAGTTATCCTAATAATAAGGCTAAACATTTGGTAGGCATGGCCCAAATGCTGATAGGGGAGTTTGGCGGCGTAGTGCCATCCGATTTAAACCAACTGCAAAAAATGCCGGGCGTGGGCCGCAAAACGGCCAATGTTATCGCCTCGGTAATTTATGATATACCCGCTATGGCGGTTGATACGCATGTGTTTAGGGTAGCCAACCGTATTGGCTTGACCAGTAAGGCCACAACGCCGCTGGCGGTTGAGAAGCAACTTATTAAATATCTTCCTAAACATACTATTGCCATTGCCCACCACTGGTTGATACTGCATGGCCGCTACATTTGCGTGGCCCGCAACCCTAAATGCGATATTTGTCCGTTGACGGGGTTTTGTAAGTATTATGAGAAGGTGCGGACCTCTCCCAAACCCTCTCCGAAGGAGAGGGCTTAA
- a CDS encoding DinB family protein, protein MNLIEFFLSGLEQEAQITRKMLAIVPNDSYNWQPHPKSMTVSQLVSHIAEIPGWINIALTTTELDFATEEKPTQFTNTADAMACLEKCLAESKAQLEAATMEDLDKPWSMRSGDQVYFTLPVSEVIRMSFSQLTHHRAQLGVFLRLLDVRIPGSYGPSADEMMEEVFG, encoded by the coding sequence ATGAACCTGATTGAATTCTTTTTAAGCGGTTTGGAGCAGGAAGCCCAGATCACCCGTAAAATGCTGGCCATAGTACCTAACGATAGCTACAACTGGCAGCCACACCCAAAAAGCATGACCGTAAGCCAACTGGTAAGCCACATTGCCGAGATACCGGGTTGGATAAACATTGCATTGACTACTACCGAACTGGATTTTGCCACCGAGGAAAAGCCAACTCAATTCACCAATACCGCCGACGCGATGGCCTGCCTTGAAAAATGCTTAGCCGAATCGAAGGCGCAACTGGAAGCCGCAACCATGGAAGACCTTGATAAACCATGGAGCATGCGCAGCGGCGACCAGGTGTACTTCACCCTGCCGGTATCTGAAGTGATCCGCATGTCGTTCTCGCAGTTAACACACCACCGTGCGCAGCTGGGTGTATTCTTGCGCCTGCTGGATGTGCGCATCCCGGGCAGCTACGGCCCAAGCGCCGATGAGATGATGGAAGAGGTATTTGGTTAA
- a CDS encoding amidohydrolase, translated as MAHHHTHGCTHCACNNPIFEILGETIFSKENREKMTAAAPPKSIFPAEPQATIFTGGIIRPMIGGSTDTVEAIGIANGNVVVSGTELHVKEYMLFHHPFHATKTLSATQTLLPGFIDPHVHIMPTALTTGWLDVGGFNGQDLQADYGMEYVAKVIKGRQNYPVDFIFGKDMDPALMPFIPSLDEAQMELQTIHYDDLDKIDAKTPMFLLSASMHTLYVNSPALKLAFDNNEAIRQKYGTLHEYRQQTKGQLQEEAEMRPALEVLEVKAQLAILSIPAIKYLDELFALANSRGITFLYDAAMTPDYKLGLDAYFDLGYKKIRVGAAQLCLTNQDVDNLPQYTQPSAYGHVYYAHAKLVTDGSNQGLTGYQSEPYCCNPLDNYGLFNFPEAGVPAQIVPPSYEALVTDVVVNKGWPLMIHANGDTAVTFAIEAYQNAVKPGNTVRHRIEHCSLLTNNQIDTMSKLGISPSFLIGHVGYWGYAFSQVIFGKEKVQFLDRCKSTLDKGLRITLHSDNQVTPLGTLRMMEQAITRFMEAGPDDTGNNILNPAECITPEQALVAVTYDAAWQCYADQWVGSLNTGLFADFVILENDPLNLPEDLQMRNITVSETWVGGIPVYTA; from the coding sequence ATGGCACACCACCACACACATGGCTGCACCCACTGCGCTTGCAACAATCCCATTTTTGAAATATTAGGCGAAACCATCTTTAGTAAGGAGAACCGCGAAAAAATGACCGCGGCCGCGCCGCCGAAGTCCATCTTCCCTGCCGAACCACAAGCAACCATATTTACAGGCGGTATCATCAGGCCAATGATAGGCGGATCTACCGATACGGTTGAGGCTATCGGCATTGCTAACGGAAACGTTGTTGTATCTGGAACGGAATTACATGTAAAGGAGTACATGCTTTTCCATCACCCGTTTCATGCTACTAAAACCTTAAGCGCTACGCAAACGCTGTTGCCGGGCTTTATCGACCCGCATGTGCACATTATGCCCACTGCTTTAACAACCGGCTGGCTGGATGTGGGTGGCTTTAACGGGCAGGACCTACAGGCCGATTACGGCATGGAGTATGTGGCAAAGGTGATAAAAGGCCGCCAAAACTACCCTGTTGATTTTATTTTTGGCAAAGACATGGACCCGGCGCTGATGCCCTTTATCCCTTCGCTGGATGAAGCCCAAATGGAACTGCAAACCATACACTACGATGACCTTGACAAGATAGATGCAAAAACACCGATGTTTTTATTAAGCGCATCTATGCATACGCTTTATGTAAATTCCCCGGCGCTTAAACTTGCCTTTGATAACAATGAAGCGATACGGCAAAAATATGGCACCTTGCACGAGTACAGGCAGCAAACAAAAGGCCAGCTGCAGGAGGAAGCCGAAATGCGCCCCGCGTTGGAGGTGCTTGAGGTAAAGGCCCAACTGGCCATATTAAGTATCCCGGCCATAAAATATCTCGACGAACTGTTTGCTTTGGCTAACTCGCGCGGGATAACCTTTTTGTACGATGCCGCCATGACCCCCGACTATAAATTAGGATTAGACGCATACTTTGATTTGGGTTATAAAAAGATACGTGTTGGCGCCGCCCAGCTATGCCTTACCAACCAGGATGTAGATAATTTGCCGCAATACACCCAGCCATCAGCTTACGGGCATGTTTATTACGCGCATGCCAAACTGGTTACCGATGGATCTAACCAAGGGTTGACCGGCTATCAATCAGAACCTTATTGCTGCAATCCGCTCGATAACTACGGCTTGTTCAACTTCCCCGAAGCGGGAGTGCCCGCGCAAATCGTACCGCCATCATACGAAGCCCTTGTTACCGACGTAGTGGTGAACAAAGGCTGGCCGCTGATGATACATGCCAATGGCGATACCGCTGTAACCTTCGCTATAGAGGCTTATCAAAACGCGGTTAAACCGGGCAATACTGTGCGTCATCGTATCGAGCATTGCTCGCTGCTTACAAACAACCAGATTGATACGATGAGCAAACTGGGCATATCGCCAAGCTTTTTGATAGGGCACGTGGGTTACTGGGGCTACGCCTTTAGTCAGGTGATATTTGGCAAGGAGAAGGTGCAGTTTCTTGATCGCTGCAAGTCGACGCTTGACAAGGGGTTACGCATTACCCTGCACAGTGATAACCAGGTTACCCCTTTAGGCACCCTGCGGATGATGGAACAGGCCATTACCCGCTTTATGGAGGCCGGCCCTGATGATACCGGTAATAATATCCTAAACCCTGCCGAATGCATTACACCCGAACAAGCGCTGGTAGCCGTTACTTATGACGCGGCCTGGCAATGCTATGCCGACCAATGGGTAGGATCGTTAAACACCGGTTTGTTTGCCGATTTTGTGATATTGGAGAACGACCCGCTTAACTTACCCGAAGATTTGCAAATGCGTAATATCACCGTTTCGGAAACCTGGGTGGGCGGTATACCCGTTTACACGGCATAA
- the meaB gene encoding methylmalonyl Co-A mutase-associated GTPase MeaB: MPASHQPIIPNCRDFKSVARALTVVENDLPGADELLRGLDLSSKAPVIGITGPPGAGKSTLVNALITELTTGGKTVAILAIDPTSPFNYGSLLGDRIRMATHFNHPGVFIRSLATRGSLGGLSAKTIEMCDVLRAADFDYIMVETVGVGQSEVEIAGLADATLLVLVPESGDEIQNIKSGVMEIADAYIINKADRDGADTYYNTLKKLIHQKETAIPVYKAVASQNTGITEIAEYIRNLPQTVNNRRALLMAEKAYQLIRHQRMAGVDKKKLQQDIAEAMLKPGFNLYQFLAKS; encoded by the coding sequence ATGCCAGCCAGTCATCAGCCTATAATACCAAATTGCCGCGATTTTAAATCTGTTGCACGGGCATTGACCGTGGTAGAGAACGACCTGCCCGGCGCTGACGAATTGCTTCGTGGTTTAGATCTAAGCAGCAAGGCCCCGGTGATAGGGATAACTGGTCCTCCGGGAGCGGGGAAAAGCACACTGGTAAACGCGTTAATTACCGAACTAACTACCGGCGGCAAGACCGTTGCCATATTAGCTATCGACCCGACATCGCCATTCAATTATGGATCATTACTGGGCGACAGGATCCGCATGGCTACACACTTTAATCATCCCGGTGTATTTATCCGTTCGCTGGCCACACGTGGTTCGCTGGGGGGATTATCGGCCAAAACCATCGAGATGTGCGATGTGCTACGGGCAGCGGATTTCGACTATATTATGGTAGAAACTGTTGGCGTAGGTCAATCGGAAGTGGAGATAGCCGGATTGGCCGATGCTACCCTGCTGGTGCTGGTGCCTGAGAGCGGCGACGAGATCCAAAACATCAAATCGGGCGTGATGGAGATTGCCGATGCCTACATCATCAACAAAGCCGACAGGGATGGTGCCGATACCTATTATAATACGCTAAAAAAACTCATCCATCAAAAGGAAACCGCCATACCGGTGTATAAAGCGGTAGCATCGCAAAATACAGGCATTACTGAAATAGCTGAGTACATCCGTAATCTGCCCCAAACAGTCAATAACCGCCGCGCTTTGCTAATGGCTGAAAAAGCTTACCAGTTGATCAGGCATCAGCGCATGGCAGGTGTAGACAAAAAAAAGCTTCAGCAGGATATTGCTGAAGCTATGCTTAAACCGGGGTTTAATTTGTATCAATTTTTAGCAAAAAGCTAA
- the uvrA gene encoding excinuclease ABC subunit UvrA: protein MSKQAEKDPQKHIIIKGARVHNLKNMDVAIPKNKLVVITGMSGSGKSSLAFDTLYAEGQRRYVESLSSYARQFLGRMNKPDVDYIKGIAPAIAIEQKVITSNPRSTVGTSTEIYDYLKLLFSRIGKTISPVSGNVVKKDTVTDVVNFIAAQPDETQVTILCPLHPHNNRSLKEELAVLLQKGFIRVELNGSLARIETILEDESVANNATAEQVKIVVDRIVKNNEDETLSRAADSAQTAFFEGKGDCYVRYERPEASPQPSPGERELGNKASEVLSSGEDLGEAFFCDRFELDGIRFEEPSANFFSFNNPYGACKRCEGYGKVIGIDEDLVIPDKSKSVYDGAIAPWRGEKMREWNDRLVKNAIKFDFPIHRQYNQLTEDQQRLLWRGNQYFTGLDAFFKELEEQTYKIQYRVMLSRYRGKTTCPECKGSRLRQDASYVKIAGKSITDIVLMPLDKALEFFKTVELSAHDEKIGKRLLTEINNRLMFLNDVGLSYLTLNRLSNTLSGGESQRINLATSLGSSLVGSVYVLDEPSIGLHPRDTQRLITVLKSLRDVGNTVLVVEHEEEIMEAADYLIDIGPAAGTHGGELCFSGTYEEIIKDDDSLTGKYLSGKEQIAIPTQRRKWSDYIEIKGARENNLKHVNVKFPLQAFTVVTGVSGSGKTSLVKRILAPALQKTLGNYTGEQTGSYDSIEGDYNKIEQVELVDQNPIGRSSRSNPVTYVKAWDEIRNLFAAQPAAKAAGLKPSAFSFNVEGGRCDVCQGEGEVKIEMQFMADIFLPCESCNGKRFKQHILDVQYNEKNVADVLSMTIDEALEFFKKEPKIISKIKPLVDVGLGYVQLGQSSNTLSGGEAQRIKLASFLVKGNNTHKTLFIFDEPTTGLHFADIKKLLKSFDALLDNGNTIIVIEHNMDVIKSADWVIDIGPEGGDNGGKVVFEGLPEDLAKKEDSYTGRFLKERFEA, encoded by the coding sequence ATGAGCAAACAAGCAGAAAAAGATCCGCAAAAACATATTATTATAAAAGGCGCCAGGGTGCACAACCTTAAAAATATGGATGTGGCCATCCCTAAGAACAAGCTGGTGGTGATCACCGGCATGTCGGGGTCGGGCAAATCGTCGCTGGCTTTCGACACCTTGTATGCCGAGGGCCAAAGGCGCTACGTGGAAAGTTTATCCAGCTATGCCCGCCAGTTTTTGGGCCGTATGAATAAGCCCGATGTTGATTATATTAAAGGCATAGCCCCGGCCATCGCTATCGAGCAAAAGGTAATTACCAGCAACCCGCGGTCTACCGTTGGTACATCTACCGAGATATACGATTACCTGAAGCTGCTGTTCTCGCGCATAGGTAAAACCATATCGCCCGTATCGGGCAATGTGGTGAAAAAAGATACGGTGACCGATGTAGTGAATTTCATAGCCGCGCAACCCGATGAAACCCAGGTAACCATCCTGTGCCCGCTGCATCCGCATAATAACCGCAGCCTGAAGGAAGAACTGGCGGTACTGCTGCAAAAAGGTTTTATCCGTGTAGAACTGAATGGTTCGCTGGCGCGGATAGAAACCATACTGGAAGATGAGTCGGTAGCCAACAATGCCACTGCCGAACAGGTGAAGATTGTTGTCGATCGTATTGTTAAAAACAACGAGGACGAAACACTCAGTCGTGCGGCAGACTCTGCACAAACCGCTTTCTTTGAAGGTAAGGGGGATTGTTATGTGCGTTATGAACGTCCCGAAGCCTCACCCCAGCCCTCTCCAGGGGAGAGGGAGTTAGGAAATAAAGCTTCTGAAGTCCTCTCCTCTGGAGAGGATTTAGGTGAGGCTTTCTTCTGCGACCGCTTTGAACTGGATGGGATCCGTTTTGAAGAACCTTCGGCCAATTTCTTCAGCTTTAATAACCCTTATGGTGCTTGCAAAAGGTGCGAGGGCTATGGCAAAGTGATCGGTATCGACGAGGATCTGGTGATCCCCGATAAAAGTAAAAGTGTTTACGATGGCGCGATAGCCCCATGGCGCGGCGAAAAAATGCGCGAGTGGAACGACCGCCTGGTGAAAAACGCCATTAAGTTCGATTTCCCGATCCATCGCCAGTATAACCAGTTAACCGAAGATCAGCAGCGCCTGCTTTGGCGCGGTAACCAGTATTTCACCGGTTTGGATGCCTTTTTTAAAGAGCTGGAAGAGCAGACCTATAAGATCCAATACCGCGTAATGCTGTCGCGCTATCGTGGTAAAACTACCTGCCCCGAGTGTAAGGGCAGCCGCCTGCGCCAGGATGCATCGTATGTAAAGATTGCCGGTAAAAGTATTACCGATATTGTACTGATGCCGTTGGATAAGGCGCTGGAGTTTTTTAAAACAGTTGAACTGAGCGCGCATGACGAGAAGATAGGCAAGCGCCTGCTTACCGAGATCAATAACCGACTGATGTTCCTGAACGATGTAGGTTTAAGTTATCTTACGCTGAACCGTCTTTCAAACACGCTTTCGGGCGGCGAATCGCAGCGGATTAACCTGGCTACCTCGTTGGGTAGTAGTTTGGTAGGTTCGGTATATGTGTTGGACGAGCCAAGCATCGGCCTCCACCCGCGCGATACGCAGCGCTTGATCACCGTGTTAAAATCGTTGCGCGATGTGGGTAATACCGTTTTGGTGGTTGAACACGAAGAAGAAATTATGGAAGCGGCCGATTACCTGATCGATATTGGCCCGGCGGCAGGTACCCATGGCGGCGAACTGTGCTTTTCGGGCACTTATGAAGAGATCATTAAAGACGACGACAGCCTTACCGGCAAGTACCTGAGCGGTAAAGAGCAGATAGCCATCCCTACCCAGCGCCGCAAATGGAGCGACTATATAGAGATAAAAGGTGCCCGCGAAAATAACCTGAAGCATGTGAACGTGAAGTTCCCGCTACAGGCATTTACCGTGGTAACAGGTGTATCAGGCTCGGGAAAGACCAGTTTGGTGAAACGCATATTGGCGCCTGCACTGCAAAAAACACTGGGCAATTATACCGGCGAGCAGACCGGCAGCTACGATAGCATTGAGGGTGACTACAATAAAATAGAACAGGTGGAACTGGTAGATCAGAACCCGATCGGCCGCTCATCGCGATCTAACCCGGTTACTTATGTAAAGGCCTGGGACGAGATCCGTAACCTGTTCGCCGCGCAGCCGGCTGCCAAAGCTGCTGGATTAAAACCATCGGCGTTCTCGTTCAATGTGGAGGGTGGCCGCTGCGATGTTTGCCAGGGCGAGGGCGAGGTGAAGATAGAGATGCAGTTTATGGCCGATATCTTTCTGCCCTGCGAATCGTGCAACGGCAAACGTTTCAAGCAGCACATTCTTGATGTGCAGTATAACGAAAAGAATGTTGCCGATGTACTGAGCATGACCATTGACGAAGCGCTGGAATTCTTTAAAAAAGAACCAAAGATCATCAGCAAGATAAAACCGCTGGTTGACGTAGGTTTGGGCTATGTGCAATTGGGGCAATCATCAAACACGCTGTCGGGCGGCGAGGCGCAGCGTATCAAACTGGCATCGTTCCTGGTAAAGGGTAATAATACCCACAAAACCCTGTTCATTTTTGATGAACCGACCACTGGCCTGCATTTTGCCGATATTAAAAAGTTGTTGAAATCGTTCGATGCGCTGTTAGATAACGGTAATACCATTATTGTTATTGAACACAATATGGACGTGATAAAAAGCGCCGACTGGGTGATAGATATCGGTCCCGAAGGCGGCGATAACGGGGGTAAAGTAGTTTTTGAAGGTTTGCCCGAAGATCTGGCTAAAAAGGAAGATTCGTATACAGGTAGGTTTTTGAAGGAGCGGTTCGAGGCTTAG
- the tyrS gene encoding tyrosine--tRNA ligase, which translates to MNFVEELRWRGMLHDIMPGTEDMLAKGMASGYIGFDPTADSLHVGSLAQIMTLIHFQKAGHKPFALVGGATGMVGDPSGKSAERNLLSADALQRNLDGIKAQLERFLDFESGANSAQMVNNYDWFKDFHFLDFIRDVGKHITVNYMMAKDSVKNRISGDTGMSFTEFSYQLVQGYDFYYLWKNHNCALQMGGSDQWGNIVTGTELIRRKGEGQGEAYALTTQLIKKSDGSKFGKSEGGNIWLDPEKTSPYKFYQFWLNTSDEDAKSYIRIFTLFDKATIEGLEAEHDAAPHLRVLQKALAKDITMRVHSEAEYEKAIKASEFLFGNTDIQFLSELNDAEVLGLFDGVPNFTISASDVADGINVIDLLADKTAVFPSKGEAKKMITGGGVAVNKAKLGGVDDVFNASHLINGKYLVAQKGKKNYFLIIAE; encoded by the coding sequence ATGAACTTTGTTGAAGAATTACGCTGGCGCGGCATGCTGCACGATATTATGCCCGGAACCGAGGATATGCTTGCTAAAGGTATGGCATCGGGCTATATCGGGTTCGACCCGACGGCCGACTCGCTGCATGTGGGTAGCCTGGCCCAGATCATGACGCTGATCCACTTCCAGAAAGCTGGTCACAAACCCTTCGCGCTGGTGGGCGGTGCTACCGGCATGGTGGGCGACCCATCGGGTAAATCGGCCGAGCGTAACCTGTTGTCTGCCGATGCCTTACAGCGCAACCTGGATGGTATTAAGGCCCAGTTAGAACGTTTTTTAGATTTTGAAAGCGGCGCTAACAGTGCCCAGATGGTAAATAACTACGATTGGTTTAAGGATTTCCATTTCCTTGATTTTATACGCGATGTAGGTAAACACATCACCGTAAATTATATGATGGCTAAAGATTCGGTAAAGAACCGTATCAGCGGCGATACTGGCATGTCGTTCACCGAGTTTAGCTACCAACTGGTACAGGGCTACGATTTTTACTACCTGTGGAAGAACCATAACTGCGCCTTGCAAATGGGCGGCAGCGACCAATGGGGGAACATCGTGACCGGTACCGAACTGATCCGCCGTAAAGGCGAGGGCCAGGGCGAAGCCTATGCATTAACCACCCAGTTGATCAAAAAATCCGACGGCAGCAAATTCGGCAAAAGCGAAGGCGGCAATATCTGGTTGGATCCCGAGAAAACATCGCCATACAAATTTTACCAGTTTTGGCTGAACACCAGCGATGAGGATGCCAAATCATACATCCGCATATTTACCCTGTTCGATAAGGCTACTATTGAAGGTTTGGAAGCCGAACACGATGCCGCGCCGCATTTGCGCGTGTTGCAGAAAGCTTTAGCAAAAGATATCACCATGCGTGTACACAGCGAAGCTGAGTACGAAAAAGCGATCAAAGCATCCGAGTTTTTATTCGGTAATACCGATATCCAGTTCTTAAGCGAGCTGAACGATGCCGAGGTTTTAGGCCTGTTTGATGGTGTGCCTAACTTCACCATCAGCGCAAGCGATGTAGCCGATGGCATTAACGTGATCGACCTGCTGGCCGATAAAACTGCCGTATTCCCATCAAAAGGCGAAGCAAAAAAGATGATAACCGGCGGTGGTGTAGCTGTTAACAAAGCCAAATTGGGTGGTGTGGACGATGTATTTAATGCATCGCACCTCATCAATGGCAAATACCTGGTAGCGCAAAAGGGTAAGAAGAATTACTTTTTGATAATAGCAGAGTAA
- a CDS encoding RNA polymerase sigma factor yields MDFQLKSDQDLIHLYIAGDESGLVELIRRYQAKIYTSIYLLVKDEALAEDIFQDTFIKVINTLKAGKYNEEGKFLPWVTRIAHNLVIDHFRREKRTPLVSGGDDFDIFEVLGNYDESAEDRMVREQTHKDLKALIYLLPEEQKEVLIMRHFGDLSFKEIADITQVSINTALGRMRYALNNLRKMMQNKELSLKN; encoded by the coding sequence ATGGATTTTCAATTGAAAAGTGATCAGGATTTAATCCATCTGTATATCGCCGGTGATGAGAGCGGGCTGGTAGAATTGATCAGGCGGTATCAGGCCAAAATTTACACTTCCATTTATTTACTGGTTAAAGACGAAGCGCTGGCCGAGGATATTTTCCAGGATACTTTTATCAAAGTAATAAATACCCTTAAAGCCGGGAAATATAACGAAGAAGGCAAATTTCTGCCCTGGGTTACCCGTATTGCGCATAACCTCGTGATCGATCACTTCCGCAGGGAAAAACGCACCCCATTGGTGAGCGGCGGCGACGACTTTGATATTTTTGAAGTTTTAGGCAATTACGACGAAAGCGCCGAAGACCGCATGGTGCGCGAACAAACCCACAAAGACCTTAAAGCCCTGATCTACCTGCTGCCCGAAGAGCAAAAGGAAGTGCTGATCATGCGCCACTTCGGCGACCTGAGCTTTAAAGAAATAGCCGACATTACCCAGGTAAGCATCAACACCGCCCTTGGCCGTATGCGCTACGCCTTGAATAACCTGCGCAAAATGATGCAGAACAAGGAACTAAGCCTGAAAAATTAG